In Streptococcus uberis, a single window of DNA contains:
- the rpmG gene encoding 50S ribosomal protein L33 codes for MRVKINLKCSECGSKNYLTSKNKTTHPDKIKVPKYCPKERKVTLHVES; via the coding sequence GTGAGAGTAAAAATCAATTTAAAGTGTAGTGAATGTGGTAGTAAAAACTACCTGACCAGTAAAAATAAAACGACACATCCTGATAAAATCAAGGTTCCTAAGTACTGTCCAAAAGAGAGAAAAGTAACCCTACATGTTGAATCTTAA
- the secG gene encoding preprotein translocase subunit SecG → MYNLLLTVLLVLSVLLVIAIFLQPQKNPSSNVFDSSGSEALFERTKARGFEAFMQRFTAILVFFWLAIALVLAVLSSK, encoded by the coding sequence ATGTACAACTTACTACTGACAGTATTGCTTGTTTTATCAGTTTTACTTGTGATTGCAATCTTTTTGCAACCTCAAAAAAATCCAAGCAGTAATGTTTTTGATAGCAGTGGTTCAGAAGCCTTATTTGAGCGTACCAAAGCTCGTGGTTTTGAAGCATTCATGCAACGCTTTACAGCAATTCTAGTATTTTTCTGGCTAGCTATTGCACTTGTGCTTGCCGTATTATCAAGTAAATAA
- the rnr gene encoding ribonuclease R: MRENIIQYLKEHGKSDINTIAAALDMAGAKKFPSLIKEISQMESKRLLRFSDDGTIALRKPKEEKKEITIQGVFRANKAGFGFLHVNDDEDDMFIGRNDVGYAIDGDTVEVIVKKTGDRLKGTAAEAKVVGIVERSLQTVVGKFILDDEKPKYAGYIKSKNQKIQQKIYIKKEPVLLDGTEIIKVDIEKYPTRGHDYFVGNVRDIVGHQGDVGIDVLEVLESMDIVSEFPDDVLAEANAISDSPSSKDLIGRVDLRQEITFTIDGADAKDLDDAIHIKPLGNGNYELGVHIADVSYYVTEGSALDREAVARGTSVYVTDRVVPMLPERLSNGICSLNPNVDRLTQSAIMEIDSNGRVLNHQICQSVIKTTYRMTYSAVNDMIAGDQESLETYAAIAESVEHMVKLHKILEKMRVKRGALNFDTSEARIIVNDKGMPVDIVVRQRGIAERMIESFMLAANECVAEHFAKAKLPFIYRIHEEPKAEKLQKFIDYASVFGIQIQGSANKITQEALQNFMAKVEGKPGAEVLNMMLLRSMQQARYSENNHGHYGLAAEYYTHFTSPIRRYPDLLVHRMIRDYTQATEDKRDHFAQVIPELASSSSRLERRAIDAERVVEAMKKAEYMEEYVGDEFDGIVASVVKFGLFVELPNTIEGLIHITSLPEYYQYNERTMTLQGEKSGKVFKVGQAIRVKLTKADKETGDIDFEYLPSEFDVIEKVSKETKSKAHNHKGPRHQKKTPKTEQEEKAGSKKRKSRKPFYKDVAKKKSRKRS, translated from the coding sequence ATGAGAGAAAACATTATTCAGTATCTAAAGGAACATGGAAAATCGGATATCAATACGATTGCTGCTGCTTTAGATATGGCTGGAGCTAAAAAGTTTCCAAGCTTAATTAAAGAAATTTCCCAAATGGAAAGCAAAAGGTTGTTGCGCTTTTCAGATGACGGTACGATTGCACTTCGAAAGCCGAAGGAAGAAAAAAAAGAGATTACTATACAAGGCGTTTTCCGAGCAAACAAGGCAGGCTTTGGTTTTTTACATGTCAATGATGATGAAGACGACATGTTTATAGGTCGCAATGATGTTGGATATGCCATTGATGGTGATACAGTTGAGGTTATTGTCAAAAAAACAGGTGACCGACTAAAAGGGACAGCAGCCGAGGCAAAAGTCGTTGGCATTGTTGAGAGATCCCTTCAAACAGTTGTCGGAAAATTTATTTTAGATGATGAAAAGCCTAAATATGCTGGGTATATTAAGTCTAAAAATCAAAAAATACAACAGAAGATTTACATCAAAAAGGAACCTGTACTCTTAGATGGAACTGAAATTATCAAAGTTGATATTGAAAAATACCCAACTCGAGGACATGATTATTTTGTTGGAAATGTCCGTGATATTGTGGGACATCAAGGGGATGTCGGTATTGATGTATTGGAAGTTTTAGAATCCATGGACATAGTCTCAGAATTTCCTGATGATGTTCTTGCTGAAGCTAATGCGATTTCCGATTCTCCAAGCTCCAAAGACTTAATCGGTCGCGTCGATTTACGTCAAGAAATAACCTTTACAATTGATGGCGCTGATGCAAAAGACTTAGATGACGCAATCCATATCAAGCCTTTGGGCAACGGCAACTATGAATTAGGGGTTCATATTGCGGATGTTTCTTATTATGTCACTGAAGGCTCAGCCTTGGACCGCGAAGCGGTGGCACGTGGGACCTCAGTCTACGTTACAGACCGTGTGGTACCAATGCTGCCAGAACGTTTATCTAATGGCATTTGCTCATTAAATCCTAATGTGGATCGCCTAACCCAGTCTGCCATTATGGAAATTGATTCCAATGGACGTGTCCTTAATCACCAAATTTGTCAGTCTGTGATTAAGACGACATATCGGATGACTTACAGTGCCGTTAATGACATGATTGCTGGAGATCAGGAAAGCCTTGAAACTTATGCTGCAATAGCTGAATCAGTGGAACATATGGTTAAACTTCACAAGATTTTAGAAAAGATGCGTGTCAAACGAGGGGCGCTCAATTTTGATACCTCTGAAGCTAGAATCATTGTCAATGATAAAGGGATGCCGGTTGATATTGTTGTTCGACAACGTGGAATTGCAGAGCGGATGATAGAGTCCTTCATGTTGGCAGCAAATGAGTGTGTGGCAGAACATTTTGCCAAAGCTAAGCTTCCATTCATATACCGTATCCATGAAGAACCTAAAGCTGAGAAACTGCAAAAATTCATTGATTATGCTAGTGTTTTTGGCATTCAAATTCAGGGATCTGCCAATAAAATTACCCAAGAAGCCTTGCAAAACTTTATGGCTAAAGTAGAAGGGAAACCTGGTGCGGAGGTTCTTAATATGATGTTATTAAGGTCAATGCAACAAGCCCGTTACTCTGAAAATAATCATGGTCACTATGGTTTAGCTGCTGAATACTATACCCATTTCACGAGTCCGATTCGTCGCTATCCGGACTTATTGGTTCATCGTATGATTCGTGACTACACACAAGCTACTGAGGATAAACGTGATCACTTTGCACAAGTTATCCCTGAGTTAGCATCATCATCATCTCGTTTGGAAAGACGTGCCATCGATGCGGAACGTGTAGTAGAGGCAATGAAAAAAGCGGAATATATGGAAGAATATGTTGGTGATGAATTTGACGGTATTGTTGCTAGTGTTGTCAAATTTGGACTCTTTGTTGAATTGCCAAATACCATAGAGGGACTAATTCACATCACTAGCTTACCAGAATATTATCAATATAATGAAAGAACAATGACTCTTCAAGGTGAAAAATCTGGAAAAGTCTTTAAAGTTGGTCAAGCAATTCGGGTTAAATTAACAAAGGCAGATAAAGAAACAGGCGATATTGACTTTGAGTATCTACCGAGTGAATTTGATGTGATTGAGAAAGTGAGCAAAGAGACGAAATCTAAAGCTCATAATCATAAAGGACCACGACATCAGAAAAAAACTCCTAAAACCGAACAAGAGGAGAAAGCAGGTTCTAAAAAAAGAAAATCAAGAAAACCTTTTTACAAAGATGTCGCAAAAAAGAAAAGTCGTAAAAGGAGTTAA